A single Diceros bicornis minor isolate mBicDic1 chromosome 7, mDicBic1.mat.cur, whole genome shotgun sequence DNA region contains:
- the CCDC81 gene encoding coiled-coil domain-containing protein 81 isoform X2, whose translation MLDTIAPSVQDLGRQVLPTLPSLSQEEVSTIWGNVSEFVERQLSLHKGVQIPGLGTFTFMRQKLEVGNNKFILIQRPIFIMAEKLVQIHGLKQNKRPGTVDSVLSSREALGKRPNSVLAFPRIELREMENKPPMETIVEEGRKNRQRKYKLKDQSDKEEGVREILSPKRIQDRQALSPGKVTSASLLNKLERSGSGGKNMNPEGLSSPDCLKNDNEMKPKISPAPACQDHNKAGQEMCYVCLQRAQRNSPLYCSEERRRREMEDEQLIQQYQMLKDQEALFKQQMKSLANRERNQKNAAYNLGVAEAIRIHKNEKPEFYKSFLFDKRPLSPEINAFKQEEYFQNLLKQMDNRREKEIKQRQNRELMDRLEQVQLTEELAAQRAKYIKDKMEETQCYKRALDAQIKNKPPQLPMFEPDSFEPIFGENEGKLMVEKRKREQNYMKHQLEAAASHKRKAILHQLVDQKRDLQMLQRTQKEHLADRTAELERVNRINQSLQEDWERSAAMKRQRDLEEKAFERASDKLFLLDQCEKYRRCKQCQRSTSNVGESNLWPLNKYLYGSRLFV comes from the exons AAGTCTCTACTATCTGGGGGAATGTGTCAGAATTTGTGGAACGGCAGCTGTCCCTACATAAG GGGGTTCAGATTCCAGGACTTGGAACTTTTACTTTCATGAGACAAAAGCTGGAAGTGGGAAACAACAAGTTTATCCTAATTCAGAGGCCCATATTTATCATGGCAGAGAAGTTAGTACAGATCCATGGgctcaaacaaaacaaa AGGCCTGGCACTGTGGACTCGGTGTTGTCTAGCAGAGAAGCCTTGGGGAAGCGGCCGAACAGTGTGCTTGCATTTCCAAG GATTGAGCTCAGGGAGATGGAGAACAAACCACCTATGGAAACCATTGTAGAAGAAGGTAGAAAGAACAGACAAAGGAAGTACAAATTAAAAGACCAGTCAGACAAAGAAGAAGGCGTCAGAG AGATCTTATCACCCAAGAGAATTCAAGATAGACAAGCTCTCTCCCCTGGCAAAGTGACAAGTGCCAGCTTGCTGAACAAGTTGGAGCGAAGTGGGAGTGGTGGGAAGAATATGAACCCTGAAGG CTTATCATCTCCAGATTGTCTGAAAAATGATAATGAAATGAAGCCTAAAATTTCTCCAGCCCCTGCTTGCCAGGATCATAATAAGGCAGGACAG GAAATGTGTTATGTGTGTTTGCAACGAGCACAACGAAATTCCCCACTGTACTGcagtgaggagaggaggaggagagagatggaagATGAGCAACTCATACAGCAATATCAAATGTTGAAGGACCAAGAGGCTCTCTTCAAACAGCAG atgaAAAGTCTGGCTAATAGAGAACGGAATCAAAAAAATGCTGCCTATAATCTTGGAGTTGCTGAAGCTATAAGAATCCACAAGAATGAGAAACCTGAATTTTAT AAATCCTTCCTATTTGATAAACGGCCACTCAGTCCTGAGATTAATGCTTTTAAGCAAGAGGAATATTTCCAAAATCTCCTGAAACAAATGGATAACAGACGGGAAAAGGAAATCAAGCAAAGACAAAACAGAGAGTTGATGGACCGCCTAGAACAAGTGCAACTCACAGAGGA ACTTGCTGCACAAAGAGccaaatatataaaagataagATGGAAGAAACACAGTGTTACAAGAGAGCTTTGGATGCACAG ATAAAGAACAAACCCCCCCAGCTGCCCATGTTTGAGCCAGACTCTTTTGAGCCCATCTTTGGTGAGAATGAGGGTAAGCTGATGGTGGAAAAGCGAAAGCGAGAACAGAATTACATGAAGCACCAGCTGGAGGCCGCTGCTAGCCACAAGAGGAAAGCCATCCTGCACCAACTGGTGGACCAAAAGCGGGATTTGCAGATGCTTCAGAGGACCCAAAAAGA GCACTTGGCAGACAGAACTGCTGAGCTGGAGAGAGTGAACAGAATCAACCAAAGCTTACAGGAGGACTGGGAAAGGAGTGCTGCAATGAAGAGGCAGCGGGACCTGGAGGAGAAGGCTTTCGAGCG GGCCTCAGACAAGCTCTTCCTCCTGGACCAATGTGAGAAGTATCGGCGCTGCAAGCAGTGCCAGCGCAGCACCTCCAATGTGGGCGAGAGCAACCTGTGGCCCCTGAACAAGTACCTGTATGGCTCCCGCTTGTTTGTATAA
- the CCDC81 gene encoding coiled-coil domain-containing protein 81 isoform X1, protein MLDTIAPSVQDLGRQVLPTLPSLSQEEVSTIWGNVSEFVERQLSLHKGVQIPGLGTFTFMRQKLEVGNNKFILIQRPIFIMAEKLVQIHGLKQNKVYTPGDIPIVPLNFVMISLEGPFNRDTVEGCVKETLLFLSRSISVKQNVEFTFKGIGVLVIRDGRVKMRFYKDFLCTMDGSGALAKALANRPGTVDSVLSSREALGKRPNSVLAFPRIELREMENKPPMETIVEEGRKNRQRKYKLKDQSDKEEGVREILSPKRIQDRQALSPGKVTSASLLNKLERSGSGGKNMNPEGLSSPDCLKNDNEMKPKISPAPACQDHNKAGQEMCYVCLQRAQRNSPLYCSEERRRREMEDEQLIQQYQMLKDQEALFKQQMKSLANRERNQKNAAYNLGVAEAIRIHKNEKPEFYKSFLFDKRPLSPEINAFKQEEYFQNLLKQMDNRREKEIKQRQNRELMDRLEQVQLTEELAAQRAKYIKDKMEETQCYKRALDAQIKNKPPQLPMFEPDSFEPIFGENEGKLMVEKRKREQNYMKHQLEAAASHKRKAILHQLVDQKRDLQMLQRTQKEHLADRTAELERVNRINQSLQEDWERSAAMKRQRDLEEKAFERASDKLFLLDQCEKYRRCKQCQRSTSNVGESNLWPLNKYLYGSRLFV, encoded by the exons AAGTCTCTACTATCTGGGGGAATGTGTCAGAATTTGTGGAACGGCAGCTGTCCCTACATAAG GGGGTTCAGATTCCAGGACTTGGAACTTTTACTTTCATGAGACAAAAGCTGGAAGTGGGAAACAACAAGTTTATCCTAATTCAGAGGCCCATATTTATCATGGCAGAGAAGTTAGTACAGATCCATGGgctcaaacaaaacaaagtatATACTCCTG gTGATATCCCAATTGTTCCGCTTAATTTTGTCATGATATCCCTGGAGGGTCCATTTAACAGGGATACAGTGGAAGGATGTGTGAAGGAGACGTTGCTTTTTTTATCTCGATCCATTTCCGTCAAACAAAATGTGGAGTTTACATTCAAAGGAATTGGGGTCCTCGTGATCAGAGACGGCAGAGTGAAGATGAGATTTTATAAGGACTTCCTTTGTACAATGGATGGAAGTGGGGCGTTGGCGAAAGCCCTAGCAAAT AGGCCTGGCACTGTGGACTCGGTGTTGTCTAGCAGAGAAGCCTTGGGGAAGCGGCCGAACAGTGTGCTTGCATTTCCAAG GATTGAGCTCAGGGAGATGGAGAACAAACCACCTATGGAAACCATTGTAGAAGAAGGTAGAAAGAACAGACAAAGGAAGTACAAATTAAAAGACCAGTCAGACAAAGAAGAAGGCGTCAGAG AGATCTTATCACCCAAGAGAATTCAAGATAGACAAGCTCTCTCCCCTGGCAAAGTGACAAGTGCCAGCTTGCTGAACAAGTTGGAGCGAAGTGGGAGTGGTGGGAAGAATATGAACCCTGAAGG CTTATCATCTCCAGATTGTCTGAAAAATGATAATGAAATGAAGCCTAAAATTTCTCCAGCCCCTGCTTGCCAGGATCATAATAAGGCAGGACAG GAAATGTGTTATGTGTGTTTGCAACGAGCACAACGAAATTCCCCACTGTACTGcagtgaggagaggaggaggagagagatggaagATGAGCAACTCATACAGCAATATCAAATGTTGAAGGACCAAGAGGCTCTCTTCAAACAGCAG atgaAAAGTCTGGCTAATAGAGAACGGAATCAAAAAAATGCTGCCTATAATCTTGGAGTTGCTGAAGCTATAAGAATCCACAAGAATGAGAAACCTGAATTTTAT AAATCCTTCCTATTTGATAAACGGCCACTCAGTCCTGAGATTAATGCTTTTAAGCAAGAGGAATATTTCCAAAATCTCCTGAAACAAATGGATAACAGACGGGAAAAGGAAATCAAGCAAAGACAAAACAGAGAGTTGATGGACCGCCTAGAACAAGTGCAACTCACAGAGGA ACTTGCTGCACAAAGAGccaaatatataaaagataagATGGAAGAAACACAGTGTTACAAGAGAGCTTTGGATGCACAG ATAAAGAACAAACCCCCCCAGCTGCCCATGTTTGAGCCAGACTCTTTTGAGCCCATCTTTGGTGAGAATGAGGGTAAGCTGATGGTGGAAAAGCGAAAGCGAGAACAGAATTACATGAAGCACCAGCTGGAGGCCGCTGCTAGCCACAAGAGGAAAGCCATCCTGCACCAACTGGTGGACCAAAAGCGGGATTTGCAGATGCTTCAGAGGACCCAAAAAGA GCACTTGGCAGACAGAACTGCTGAGCTGGAGAGAGTGAACAGAATCAACCAAAGCTTACAGGAGGACTGGGAAAGGAGTGCTGCAATGAAGAGGCAGCGGGACCTGGAGGAGAAGGCTTTCGAGCG GGCCTCAGACAAGCTCTTCCTCCTGGACCAATGTGAGAAGTATCGGCGCTGCAAGCAGTGCCAGCGCAGCACCTCCAATGTGGGCGAGAGCAACCTGTGGCCCCTGAACAAGTACCTGTATGGCTCCCGCTTGTTTGTATAA